A stretch of Gopherus evgoodei ecotype Sinaloan lineage chromosome 12, rGopEvg1_v1.p, whole genome shotgun sequence DNA encodes these proteins:
- the LOC115660194 gene encoding pyrethroid hydrolase Ces2e-like isoform X2: MCLQDTEWIKSMTEMLKAVCPPLTVSEDCLFLNVYTPAHSNKKAKLPVMVWIHGGALVLGAASIYDGSALSAYENVVVVAVQYRLGITGFFSTGDEHARGNWGLLDQVAALQWVQENIEFFGGDPESVTIFGESAGGISVGAHILSPLSKGLFHKAISESGVAQFPGFFISHPQAVASVIANISGCETTSSAMVHCLRKKMDKEIMTVSADLTKQVAYVPIVIDGVFIPKKPEELLAAKEFSAVPYIIGVNNHEYGWSIPSVLNLTGKEDGMEKQAIISSLQSTLSLLNFPSESVSVVADEYLGDTDDPAELRDRFQDLMGDILFVIPALQVSKYHRDSGAPLYFYEFQHRPSTFKDTKPDFVKADHGDEVGFVFGGPFLRGDAVIVADATVEEKHLSRTIMKYWANFARNGNPNGDGLVEWPLYDLNDQYLELNLKPKKAEKLKGNRVEFWTKIFPEKVKKITEDKKEHSEL; the protein is encoded by the exons GTGCCTACAAGATACGGAGTGGATAAAGTCAATGACAGAAATGTTAAAAGCTGTATGTCCTCCCTTAACCGTTTCTGAAGATTGTTTGTTTCTGAATGTTTACACGCCTGCCCATTCGAACAAGAAGGCTAAGTTACCT GTTATGGTGTGGAtccatggaggagctttggtgcTAGGTGCGGCTTCAATTTATGATGGATCAGCACTATCTGCCTATGAAAATGTGGTGGTAGTAGCTGTCCAGTATAGGTTAGGTATCACTGGATTCTTTAG TACTGGTGATGAACATGCTCGTGGAAACTGGGGCTTGTTGGATCAAGTGGCAGCTTTGCAGTGGGTTCAGGAAAATATTGAGTTTTTTGGAGGAGATCCAGAGTCTGTTACTATATTTGGAGAATCTGCAGGAGGAATTAGTGTTGGAGCACAT atTTTATCACCATTGTCAAAAGGTTTGTTCCATAAAGCCATATCAGAAAGTGGAGTTGCTCAGTTTCCTGGCTTCTTTATTTCCCATCCTCAAGCAGTTGCTAGT GTAATTGCTAATATATCTGGCTGTGAGACAACCAGTTCTGCAATGGTTCACTGTTTAAGGaagaaaatggataaggaaatAATGACCGTGAGTGCTGATCTAACTAAG cAAGTGGCATATGTCCCTATAGTTATAGATGGTGTGTTTATTCCAAAGAAACCCGAAGAGCTGCTGGCTGCCAAAGAATTCAGTGCTGTCCCATATATAATAGGAGTAAATAATCATGAATATGGTTGGAGTATTCCTTCA GTACTTAACTTAACTGGCAAAGAGGACGGGATGGAGAAACAAGCCATAATCTCATCATTGCAGTCGACATTGTCACTATTG AACTTTCCATCTGAATCTGTGTCTGTGGTAGCAGATGAATATTTAGGAGACACAGATGACCCTGCTGAGCTGCGAGACCGATTTCAGGATCTGATGGGAGATATCCTCTTTGTTATTCCAGCTCTTCAAGTGTCTAAATATCATAGAG ACTCTGGGGCTCCTCTCTACTTTTATGAATTTCAGCATCGACCCAGTACTTTTAAAGATACTAAGCCAGATTTTGTAAAAGCGGATCATGGAGATGAAGTTGGCTTTGTTTTTGGTGGGCCGTTCTTGAGAGGTGATGCAGTCATAGTTG CTGATGCTACAGTGGAAGAGAAACACCTCAGCCGAACGATAATGAAATATTGGGCTAACTTTGCACGAAATGG AAATCCTAATGGCGACGGTTTGGTGGAATGGCCACTCTATGACTTGAATGACCAATACCTGGAATTAAATTTAAAGCCAAAGAAAGCAGAGAAACTGAAAGGGAACAGAGTGGAGTTCTGGACAAAGATCTTCcctgaaaaagtgaagaaaataaCTGAAGACAAGAAAGAGCACTCAGAGTTATAA